Proteins encoded together in one Camelina sativa cultivar DH55 chromosome 9, Cs, whole genome shotgun sequence window:
- the LOC104713682 gene encoding tRNA (cytosine(34)-C(5))-methyltransferase isoform X1 produces the protein MGRGGRHRGRSQRKDFKENRENVWKRSKSDTTVDGSDNAAAPEQKPTWEPIITVNPNFEEYYKEQGVVKAEEWDLFMEILRKPLPAAFRVNSNGQFCDEIISILENDFMKSLQAEAIEGGELEAIKPLPWYPKNLAWHSNFSRKEIRKNQTLEKFHEFLKLENEVGNITRQEAVSMVPPLFLDVHPDHFVLDMCAAPGSKTFQLLEIIHEASIPGSLPSGLVVANDVDFKRSNLLIHQTKRMCTSNLIVTNHEGQQFPGCRLNKSRASEKGISESMPINQLAFDRVLCDVPCSGDGTLRKAPDIWRKWNSGMGNGLHSLQIILAMRGLSLLKVGGKMIYSTCSMNPVEDEAVVAEILRRCGDSVELLDVSDKLPELIRRPGLKKWKVRDKGGWFTSYKDVPQNRRGGVLVSMFPSGKNIKDLTNGSEETDNXVVDATPDEAAEEVSDLPLERCMRIMPHDQNTGAFFIAVLHKVSPLPEFQEKPNPKRNSSAKPADSTEKSPTTEAVVTVDAVPDESAAEKVIEADSNNEKDDSLEPEKKITEGESITEDKGANSSNVGDKRKVPMQGKWKGFDPVVFVKDETVINGIKEFYGIKDESFPLHGHLVARNNDTSSVKRIYYVSKSVKEVLQLNFAVGQQLKIASVGLKMFERQSAKEGSSTLCPFRISSEGLPVILPYITKQVLHTPMADFKLLLQDKSIKFMDFVNPQLAQKASDLVMGSCVVILSDGEEPVKVDASTIAISCWRGKASLAVMATAADCQELLERFAEKTQKTEGGSVNESNGDSVNGSNGDSGGPQAMETA, from the exons CCCTAATTTCGAAGAGTATTACAAG GAACAAGGGGTAGTGAAAGCAGAAGAGTGGGATTTGTTCATGGAGATTCTTCGTAAGCCTTTACCTGCTGCTTTTAGGGTTAACTCCAA TGGCCAGTTTTGCGATGAAATTATATCCATCTTGGAGAATGATTTTATGAAATCACTTCAGGCAGAG GCCATAGAAGGTGGTGAACTGGAGGCTATTAAGCCCTTGCCTTGGTATCCGAAGAATCTTGCTTGGCATTCTAATTTTTCTCGAAAGGAGATTAGGAAAAACCAGACACTTGAGAA GTTTCATGAATTTCTGAAGTTAGAAAATGAAGTTGGTAACATCACTAGGCAGGAAGCTGTTAGCATG GTACCTCCTCTCTTCCTTGACGTACATCCAGATCATTTTGTACTTGACA TGTGTGCTGCACCGGGTTCCAAAACGTTTCAGCTGCTTGAGATTATACATGAAGCATCAATACCAGGATCTCTACCTAGTGGACTG GTGGTGGCTAATGATGTTGATTTTAAAAGATCTAACCTTCTCATTCACCAAACAAAGAGAATGTGCACATCCAACTTGATAGTGACGAATCATGAAGGGCAACAGTTTCCTGGTTGTCGTTTGAACAAATCCCGAGCTTCCGAGAAAGGAATAAGTGAAAGTATGCCCATTAATCAACTTGCCTTTGACCGTGTTCTGTGTGATGTTCCATGCAGTGGTGATGGTACACTGCGCAAAGCTCCAGATATCTGGCGGAAATG GAACTCTGGAATGGGCAATGGACTTCATAGCCTTCAGATTATTCTTGCTATGAGag GTTTATCTCTGTTGAAAGTTGGTGGAAAGATGATTTACTCAACTTGCTCAATGAACCCAGTGGAGGACGAAGCTGTTGTTGCTGAG ATTCTAAGGAGGTGTGGAGACTCTGTTGAACTTTTAGATGTTTCCGATAAGCTTCCTGAACTTATACGAAGACCAGGTCTAAAGAAATGGAAG GTGCGTGATAAGGGTGGGTGGTTTACTTCTTACAAAGACGTTCCACAAAACCGTAGAGGCGGAGTTCTTGTGAGTATGTTTCCTTCTGGGAAAAATATCAAGGACTTGACTAATGGATCCGAAGAAACAGATAAT NCTGTGGTGGATGCTACTCCTGATGAAGCAGCCGAGGAAGTCTCTGATCTTCCACTTGAACGTTGCATGAGGATAATGCCTCATGACCAGAACACCGGAGCCTTCTTTATCGCGGTCCTTCACAAAGTTTCTCCCTTACCag AATTTCAGgagaaaccaaatccaaaaaggAACTCTTCTGCGAAGCCTGCTGACTCGACAGAAAAGTCTCCGACTACAGAAGCTGTTGTTACAGTGGATGCTGTACCAGATGAAAGTGCAGCGGAAAAAGTTATTGAAGCAGATTCAAACAATGAGAAAGATGATAGTTTGGAGCCTGAGAAGAAAATAACAGAAGGAGAAAGCATCACAGAAGATAAAGGAGCCAATTCGAGTAATGTGGGAGACAAGAGAAAAGTACCGATGCAAGGGAAGTGGAAAGGCTTTGACCCTGTTGTTTTCGTGAAAGATGAAACAGTAATCAATGGCATCAAGGAATTCTACGGTATCAAAGATGAATCATTTCCATTGCATGGTCATCTCGTGGCAAGAAACAACGACACAAGCAGCGTTAAGAGGATTTACTATGTTTCAAAATCGGTTAAGGAAGTTCTTCAGTTGAATTTTGCAGTCGGGCAACAACTTAAGATCGCTTCTGTTGGCCTCAAGATGTTT GAGAGACAATCGGCAAAAGAAGGTTCAAGCACGCTGTGCCCATTCCGCATATCATCCGAGGGACTACCTGTGATCCTTCCATACATCACTAAGCAAGTACTTCACACCCCAATGGCAGACTTCAAACTTCTATTGCAAGACAAATCGATCAAGTTTATGGATTTTGTCAACCCACAGTTGGCCCAAAAAGCATCTGACCTTGTCATGGGAAGCTGCGTGGTGATTCTCAGTGATG GTGAAGAACCAGTAAAAGTGGATGCGTCAACAATAGCCATCAGTTGCTGGAGAGGGAAGGCTAGTTTGGCTGTAATGGCCACTGCTGCAGATTGCCAGGAGCTGCTAGAGAGATTTGCcgagaaaacacaaaaaactgAAGGTGGTTCGGTAAACGAAAGCAATGGCGATTCAGTAAATGGAAGCAATGGCGATTCAGGCGGTCCTCAAGCTATGGAAACAGCTTAA
- the LOC104713682 gene encoding tRNA (cytosine(34)-C(5))-methyltransferase isoform X3, with the protein MGRGGRHRGRSQRKDFKENRENVWKRSKSDTTVDGSDNAAAPEQKPTWEPIITVNPNFEEYYKEQGVVKAEEWDLFMEILRKPLPAAFRVNSNGQFCDEIISILENDFMKSLQAEAIEGGELEAIKPLPWYPKNLAWHSNFSRKEIRKNQTLEKFHEFLKLENEVGNITRQEAVSMVPPLFLDVHPDHFVLDMCAAPGSKTFQLLEIIHEASIPGSLPSGLVVANDVDFKRSNLLIHQTKRMCTSNLIVTNHEGQQFPGCRLNKSRASEKGISESMPINQLAFDRVLCDVPCSGDGTLRKAPDIWRKWNSGMGNGLHSLQIILAMRGLSLLKVGGKMIYSTCSMNPVEDEAVVAEILRRCGDSVELLDVSDKLPELIRRPGLKKWKVRDKGGWFTSYKDVPQNRRGGVLVSMFPSGKNIKDLTNGSEETDNXVVDATPDEAAEEVSDLPLERCMRIMPHDQNTGAFFIAVLHKVSPLPEFQEKPNPKRNSSAKPADSTEKSPTTEAVVTVDAVPDESAAEKVIEADSNNEKDDSLEPEKKITEGESITEDKGANSSNVGDKRKVPMQGKWKGFDPVVFVKDETVINGIKEFYGIKDESFPLHGHLVARNNDTSSVKRIYYVSKSVKEVLQLNFAVGQQLKIASVGLKMFERQSAKEGSSTLCPFRISSEGLPVILPYITKQVLHTPMADFKLLLQDKSIKFMDFVNPQLAQKASDLVMGSCVVILSDGEEPVKVDASTIAISCWRGKASLAVMATAADCQELLERFAEKTQKTEGGSVNESNGDSVNGSNGDSGGPQAMETA; encoded by the exons CCCTAATTTCGAAGAGTATTACAAG GAACAAGGGGTAGTGAAAGCAGAAGAGTGGGATTTGTTCATGGAGATTCTTCGTAAGCCTTTACCTGCTGCTTTTAGGGTTAACTCCAA TGGCCAGTTTTGCGATGAAATTATATCCATCTTGGAGAATGATTTTATGAAATCACTTCAGGCAGAG GCCATAGAAGGTGGTGAACTGGAGGCTATTAAGCCCTTGCCTTGGTATCCGAAGAATCTTGCTTGGCATTCTAATTTTTCTCGAAAGGAGATTAGGAAAAACCAGACACTTGAGAA GTTTCATGAATTTCTGAAGTTAGAAAATGAAGTTGGTAACATCACTAGGCAGGAAGCTGTTAGCATG GTACCTCCTCTCTTCCTTGACGTACATCCAGATCATTTTGTACTTGACA TGTGTGCTGCACCGGGTTCCAAAACGTTTCAGCTGCTTGAGATTATACATGAAGCATCAATACCAGGATCTCTACCTAGTGGACTG GTGGTGGCTAATGATGTTGATTTTAAAAGATCTAACCTTCTCATTCACCAAACAAAGAGAATGTGCACATCCAACTTGATAGTGACGAATCATGAAGGGCAACAGTTTCCTGGTTGTCGTTTGAACAAATCCCGAGCTTCCGAGAAAGGAATAAGTGAAAGTATGCCCATTAATCAACTTGCCTTTGACCGTGTTCTGTGTGATGTTCCATGCAGTGGTGATGGTACACTGCGCAAAGCTCCAGATATCTGGCGGAAATG GAACTCTGGAATGGGCAATGGACTTCATAGCCTTCAGATTATTCTTGCTATGAGag GTTTATCTCTGTTGAAAGTTGGTGGAAAGATGATTTACTCAACTTGCTCAATGAACCCAGTGGAGGACGAAGCTGTTGTTGCTGAG ATTCTAAGGAGGTGTGGAGACTCTGTTGAACTTTTAGATGTTTCCGATAAGCTTCCTGAACTTATACGAAGACCAGGTCTAAAGAAATGGAAG GTGCGTGATAAGGGTGGGTGGTTTACTTCTTACAAAGACGTTCCACAAAACCGTAGAGGCGGAGTTCTTGTGAGTATGTTTCCTTCTGGGAAAAATATCAAGGACTTGACTAATGGATCCGAAGAAACAGATAAT NCTGTGGTGGATGCTACTCCTGATGAAGCAGCCGAGGAAGTCTCTGATCTTCCACTTGAACGTTGCATGAGGATAATGCCTCATGACCAGAACACCGGAGCCTTCTTTATCGCGGTCCTTCACAAAGTTTCTCCCTTACCag AATTTCAGgagaaaccaaatccaaaaaggAACTCTTCTGCGAAGCCTGCTGACTCGACAGAAAAGTCTCCGACTACAGAAGCTGTTGTTACAGTGGATGCTGTACCAGATGAAAGTGCAGCGGAAAAAGTTATTGAAGCAGATTCAAACAATGAGAAAGATGATAGTTTGGAGCCTGAGAAGAAAATAACAGAAGGAGAAAGCATCACAGAAGATAAAGGAGCCAATTCGAGTAATGTGGGAGACAAGAGAAAAGTACCGATGCAAGGGAAGTGGAAAGGCTTTGACCCTGTTGTTTTCGTGAAAGATGAAACAGTAATCAATGGCATCAAGGAATTCTACGGTATCAAAGATGAATCATTTCCATTGCATGGTCATCTCGTGGCAAGAAACAACGACACAAGCAGCGTTAAGAGGATTTACTATGTTTCAAAATCGGTTAAGGAAGTTCTTCAGTTGAATTTTGCAGTCGGGCAACAACTTAAGATCGCTTCTGTTGGCCTCAAGATGTTT GAGAGACAATCGGCAAAAGAAGGTTCAAGCACGCTGTGCCCATTCCGCATATCATCCGAGGGACTACCTGTGATCCTTCCATACATCACTAAGCAAGTACTTCACACCCCAATGGCAGACTTCAAACTTCTATTGCAAGACAAATCGATCAAGTTTATGGATTTTGTCAACCCACAGTTGGCCCAAAAAGCATCTGACCTTGTCATGGGAAGCTGCGTGGTGATTCTCAGTGATG GTGAAGAACCAGTAAAAGTGGATGCGTCAACAATAGCCATCAGTTGCTGGAGAGGGAAGGCTAGTTTGGCTGTAATGGCCACTGCTGCAGATTGCCAGGAGCTGCTAGAGAGATTTGCcgagaaaacacaaaaaactgAAGGTGGTTCGGTAAACGAAAGCAATGGCGATTCAGTAA ATGGAAGCAATGGCGATTCAGGCGGTCCTCAAGCTATGGAAACAGCTTAA
- the LOC104713682 gene encoding tRNA (cytosine(34)-C(5))-methyltransferase isoform X4, translating into MGRGGRHRGRSQRKDFKENRENVWKRSKSDTTVDGSDNAAAPEQKPTWEPIITVNPNFEEYYKEQGVVKAEEWDLFMEILRKPLPAAFRVNSNGQFCDEIISILENDFMKSLQAEAIEGGELEAIKPLPWYPKNLAWHSNFSRKEIRKNQTLEKFHEFLKLENEVGNITRQEAVSMVPPLFLDVHPDHFVLDMCAAPGSKTFQLLEIIHEASIPGSLPSGLVVANDVDFKRSNLLIHQTKRMCTSNLIVTNHEGQQFPGCRLNKSRASEKGISESMPINQLAFDRVLCDVPCSGDGTLRKAPDIWRKWNSGMGNGLHSLQIILAMRGLSLLKVGGKMIYSTCSMNPVEDEAVVAEILRRCGDSVELLDVSDKLPELIRRPGLKKWKVRDKGGWFTSYKDVPQNRRGGVLVSMFPSGKNIKDLTNGSEETDNTVVDATPDEAAEEVSDLPLERCMRIMPHDQNTGAFFIAVLHKVSPLPEFQEKPNPKRNSSAKPADSTEKSPTTEAVVTVDAVPDESAAEKVIEADSNNEKDDSLEPEKKITEGESITEDKGANSSNVGDKRKVPMQGKWKGFDPVVFVKDETVINGIKEFYGIKDESFPLHGHLVARNNDTSSVKRIYYVSKSVKEVLQLNFAVGQQLKIASVGLKMFERQSAKEGSSTLCPFRISSEGLPVILPYITKQVLHTPMADFKLLLQDKSIKFMDFVNPQLAQKASDLVMGSCVVILSDGEEPVKVDASTIAISCWRGKASLAVMATAADCQELLERFAEKTQKTEGGSVNESNGDSVNGSNGDSGGPQAMETA; encoded by the exons CCCTAATTTCGAAGAGTATTACAAG GAACAAGGGGTAGTGAAAGCAGAAGAGTGGGATTTGTTCATGGAGATTCTTCGTAAGCCTTTACCTGCTGCTTTTAGGGTTAACTCCAA TGGCCAGTTTTGCGATGAAATTATATCCATCTTGGAGAATGATTTTATGAAATCACTTCAGGCAGAG GCCATAGAAGGTGGTGAACTGGAGGCTATTAAGCCCTTGCCTTGGTATCCGAAGAATCTTGCTTGGCATTCTAATTTTTCTCGAAAGGAGATTAGGAAAAACCAGACACTTGAGAA GTTTCATGAATTTCTGAAGTTAGAAAATGAAGTTGGTAACATCACTAGGCAGGAAGCTGTTAGCATG GTACCTCCTCTCTTCCTTGACGTACATCCAGATCATTTTGTACTTGACA TGTGTGCTGCACCGGGTTCCAAAACGTTTCAGCTGCTTGAGATTATACATGAAGCATCAATACCAGGATCTCTACCTAGTGGACTG GTGGTGGCTAATGATGTTGATTTTAAAAGATCTAACCTTCTCATTCACCAAACAAAGAGAATGTGCACATCCAACTTGATAGTGACGAATCATGAAGGGCAACAGTTTCCTGGTTGTCGTTTGAACAAATCCCGAGCTTCCGAGAAAGGAATAAGTGAAAGTATGCCCATTAATCAACTTGCCTTTGACCGTGTTCTGTGTGATGTTCCATGCAGTGGTGATGGTACACTGCGCAAAGCTCCAGATATCTGGCGGAAATG GAACTCTGGAATGGGCAATGGACTTCATAGCCTTCAGATTATTCTTGCTATGAGag GTTTATCTCTGTTGAAAGTTGGTGGAAAGATGATTTACTCAACTTGCTCAATGAACCCAGTGGAGGACGAAGCTGTTGTTGCTGAG ATTCTAAGGAGGTGTGGAGACTCTGTTGAACTTTTAGATGTTTCCGATAAGCTTCCTGAACTTATACGAAGACCAGGTCTAAAGAAATGGAAG GTGCGTGATAAGGGTGGGTGGTTTACTTCTTACAAAGACGTTCCACAAAACCGTAGAGGCGGAGTTCTTGTGAGTATGTTTCCTTCTGGGAAAAATATCAAGGACTTGACTAATGGATCCGAAGAAACAGATAATACTGTGGTGGATGCTACTCCTGATGAAGCAGCCGAGGAAGTCTCTGATCTTCCACTTGAACGTTGCATGAGGATAATGCCTCATGACCAGAACACCGGAGCCTTCTTTATCGCGGTCCTTCACAAAGTTTCTCCCTTACCAG AATTTCAGgagaaaccaaatccaaaaaggAACTCTTCTGCGAAGCCTGCTGACTCGACAGAAAAGTCTCCGACTACAGAAGCTGTTGTTACAGTGGATGCTGTACCAGATGAAAGTGCAGCGGAAAAAGTTATTGAAGCAGATTCAAACAATGAGAAAGATGATAGTTTGGAGCCTGAGAAGAAAATAACAGAAGGAGAAAGCATCACAGAAGATAAAGGAGCCAATTCGAGTAATGTGGGAGACAAGAGAAAAGTACCGATGCAAGGGAAGTGGAAAGGCTTTGACCCTGTTGTTTTCGTGAAAGATGAAACAGTAATCAATGGCATCAAGGAATTCTACGGTATCAAAGATGAATCATTTCCATTGCATGGTCATCTCGTGGCAAGAAACAACGACACAAGCAGCGTTAAGAGGATTTACTATGTTTCAAAATCGGTTAAGGAAGTTCTTCAGTTGAATTTTGCAGTCGGGCAACAACTTAAGATCGCTTCTGTTGGCCTCAAGATGTTT GAGAGACAATCGGCAAAAGAAGGTTCAAGCACGCTGTGCCCATTCCGCATATCATCCGAGGGACTACCTGTGATCCTTCCATACATCACTAAGCAAGTACTTCACACCCCAATGGCAGACTTCAAACTTCTATTGCAAGACAAATCGATCAAGTTTATGGATTTTGTCAACCCACAGTTGGCCCAAAAAGCATCTGACCTTGTCATGGGAAGCTGCGTGGTGATTCTCAGTGATG GTGAAGAACCAGTAAAAGTGGATGCGTCAACAATAGCCATCAGTTGCTGGAGAGGGAAGGCTAGTTTGGCTGTAATGGCCACTGCTGCAGATTGCCAGGAGCTGCTAGAGAGATTTGCcgagaaaacacaaaaaactgAAGGTGGTTCGGTAAACGAAAGCAATGGCGATTCAGTAAATGGAAGCAATGGCGATTCAGGCGGTCCTCAAGCTATGGAAACAGCTTAA
- the LOC104713682 gene encoding tRNA (cytosine(34)-C(5))-methyltransferase isoform X2 has translation MGRGGRHRGRSQRKDFKENRENVWKRSKSDTTVDGSDNAAAPEQKPTWEPIITVNPNFEEYYKEQGVVKAEEWDLFMEILRKPLPAAFRVNSNGQFCDEIISILENDFMKSLQAEAIEGGELEAIKPLPWYPKNLAWHSNFSRKEIRKNQTLEKFHEFLKLENEVGNITRQEAVSMVPPLFLDVHPDHFVLDMCAAPGSKTFQLLEIIHEASIPGSLPSGLVVANDVDFKRSNLLIHQTKRMCTSNLIVTNHEGQQFPGCRLNKSRASEKGISESMPINQLAFDRVLCDVPCSGDGTLRKAPDIWRKWNSGMGNGLHSLQIILAMRGLSLLKVGGKMIYSTCSMNPVEDEAVVAEILRRCGDSVELLDVSDKLPELIRRPGLKKWKVRDKGGWFTSYKDVPQNRRGGVLVSMFPSGKNIKDLTNGSEETDNTVVDATPDEAAEEVSDLPLERCMRIMPHDQNTGAFFIAVLHKVSPLPEFQEKPNPKRNSSAKPADSTEKSPTTEAVVTVDAVPDESAAEKVIEADSNNEKDDSLEPEKKITEGESITEDKGANSSNVGDKRKVPMQGKWKGFDPVVFVKDETVINGIKEFYGIKDESFPLHGHLVARNNDTSSVKRIYYVSKSVKEVLQLNFAVGQQLKIASVGLKMFERQSAKEGSSTLCPFRISSEGLPVILPYITKQVLHTPMADFKLLLQDKSIKFMDFVNPQLAQKASDLVMGSCVVILSDGEEPVKVDASTIAISCWRGKASLAVMATAADCQELLERFAEKTQKTEGGSVNESNGDSVNGSNGDSGGPQAMETA, from the exons CCCTAATTTCGAAGAGTATTACAAG GAACAAGGGGTAGTGAAAGCAGAAGAGTGGGATTTGTTCATGGAGATTCTTCGTAAGCCTTTACCTGCTGCTTTTAGGGTTAACTCCAA TGGCCAGTTTTGCGATGAAATTATATCCATCTTGGAGAATGATTTTATGAAATCACTTCAGGCAGAG GCCATAGAAGGTGGTGAACTGGAGGCTATTAAGCCCTTGCCTTGGTATCCGAAGAATCTTGCTTGGCATTCTAATTTTTCTCGAAAGGAGATTAGGAAAAACCAGACACTTGAGAA GTTTCATGAATTTCTGAAGTTAGAAAATGAAGTTGGTAACATCACTAGGCAGGAAGCTGTTAGCATG GTACCTCCTCTCTTCCTTGACGTACATCCAGATCATTTTGTACTTGACA TGTGTGCTGCACCGGGTTCCAAAACGTTTCAGCTGCTTGAGATTATACATGAAGCATCAATACCAGGATCTCTACCTAGTGGACTG GTGGTGGCTAATGATGTTGATTTTAAAAGATCTAACCTTCTCATTCACCAAACAAAGAGAATGTGCACATCCAACTTGATAGTGACGAATCATGAAGGGCAACAGTTTCCTGGTTGTCGTTTGAACAAATCCCGAGCTTCCGAGAAAGGAATAAGTGAAAGTATGCCCATTAATCAACTTGCCTTTGACCGTGTTCTGTGTGATGTTCCATGCAGTGGTGATGGTACACTGCGCAAAGCTCCAGATATCTGGCGGAAATG GAACTCTGGAATGGGCAATGGACTTCATAGCCTTCAGATTATTCTTGCTATGAGag GTTTATCTCTGTTGAAAGTTGGTGGAAAGATGATTTACTCAACTTGCTCAATGAACCCAGTGGAGGACGAAGCTGTTGTTGCTGAG ATTCTAAGGAGGTGTGGAGACTCTGTTGAACTTTTAGATGTTTCCGATAAGCTTCCTGAACTTATACGAAGACCAGGTCTAAAGAAATGGAAG GTGCGTGATAAGGGTGGGTGGTTTACTTCTTACAAAGACGTTCCACAAAACCGTAGAGGCGGAGTTCTTGTGAGTATGTTTCCTTCTGGGAAAAATATCAAGGACTTGACTAATGGATCCGAAGAAACAGATAATACTGTG GTGGATGCTACTCCTGATGAAGCAGCCGAGGAAGTCTCTGATCTTCCACTTGAACGTTGCATGAGGATAATGCCTCATGACCAGAACACCGGAGCCTTCTTTATCGCGGTCCTTCACAAAGTTTCTCCCTTACCag AATTTCAGgagaaaccaaatccaaaaaggAACTCTTCTGCGAAGCCTGCTGACTCGACAGAAAAGTCTCCGACTACAGAAGCTGTTGTTACAGTGGATGCTGTACCAGATGAAAGTGCAGCGGAAAAAGTTATTGAAGCAGATTCAAACAATGAGAAAGATGATAGTTTGGAGCCTGAGAAGAAAATAACAGAAGGAGAAAGCATCACAGAAGATAAAGGAGCCAATTCGAGTAATGTGGGAGACAAGAGAAAAGTACCGATGCAAGGGAAGTGGAAAGGCTTTGACCCTGTTGTTTTCGTGAAAGATGAAACAGTAATCAATGGCATCAAGGAATTCTACGGTATCAAAGATGAATCATTTCCATTGCATGGTCATCTCGTGGCAAGAAACAACGACACAAGCAGCGTTAAGAGGATTTACTATGTTTCAAAATCGGTTAAGGAAGTTCTTCAGTTGAATTTTGCAGTCGGGCAACAACTTAAGATCGCTTCTGTTGGCCTCAAGATGTTT GAGAGACAATCGGCAAAAGAAGGTTCAAGCACGCTGTGCCCATTCCGCATATCATCCGAGGGACTACCTGTGATCCTTCCATACATCACTAAGCAAGTACTTCACACCCCAATGGCAGACTTCAAACTTCTATTGCAAGACAAATCGATCAAGTTTATGGATTTTGTCAACCCACAGTTGGCCCAAAAAGCATCTGACCTTGTCATGGGAAGCTGCGTGGTGATTCTCAGTGATG GTGAAGAACCAGTAAAAGTGGATGCGTCAACAATAGCCATCAGTTGCTGGAGAGGGAAGGCTAGTTTGGCTGTAATGGCCACTGCTGCAGATTGCCAGGAGCTGCTAGAGAGATTTGCcgagaaaacacaaaaaactgAAGGTGGTTCGGTAAACGAAAGCAATGGCGATTCAGTAAATGGAAGCAATGGCGATTCAGGCGGTCCTCAAGCTATGGAAACAGCTTAA